In the genome of Lactuca sativa cultivar Salinas chromosome 3, Lsat_Salinas_v11, whole genome shotgun sequence, the window aaaacgTTATCGGCCAGCTAGatggtggtgttaaaactagaagtcaaagtggagacgtgaatacatgtctatattcttgctttatctctcaaattgagcccaagaatgtagaaatggctctaaatgaacctagctgggtggatgcaatgcaCGAAGAAGTGCATCAATTTTGAaatgacccaaaaatacgacccgaaaatttcatttttaatataaccaaaaatcataaaactgagtatatCATAATAAGACCATGCGTTGCGTAtttcaaaaccatactaaaatactataacaagaaaactgtgtcacaactgtatcaaaacatatctaagaaaactgagtcaactcccaggataaaaactgaagctgtggtgtgtgtgtgggatgccatcatcccgagctcttccctttgcttgcggaagtacctgaaaccaaaactgaaactgtaaacacgaagcttagtgagctcccccaaactaccacataccatacaatacatataaagcacatactgggccttgcccactgcatcagaccgaagtctggaactagctgcatcggaccgaagtccggaactgactgggaccttgtcccctgcatcggaccagagtccggaactaactgcatcggaccgaagtctggaactaactgcatcagaccaaagtccggaactgactgcatcggaccgaagtccggaactagctgcgtcggaccgaagtccggaactgactgggaccttgtcccctgcatcggaccgaagtccggaactggttgatcatggcatagcataacacatatcaactattataatcacatatactgcatactgcatcggaacaaagtccggaacacataacacaaacatgattgtatcacaaagacatcaagcactctaactactgcatcagaccaaagtccgggaatactgctaattaaacgggccggaATTGTAGCCGtaaacccgttcctactgaaaggaaactcacctcgtgaactggctgctgtgtgtatggctctggaagctatctgctgctgctccggtatctccccggctacaagtccataaacacacttaatcaaatactaagcactgcactggggtaaaacgactcttttacccttggtcaaagtcaaccctctcggtcaaagtcaactcacagttgacctgactcgccgagttgggccgccaactcatcgagtctctaatctcatttcacaaccccactcgaggctactcgtcgagtatggcatcgactcgacgagtaatctctcgatccaagaactcagacaatctgcatccgactcgccgagtcatatgaacaactcgacgagctgttcttgagcttaagaagattgccttggactcgccgagttgtatgaacaactcgccgagtctctccattactgagtctgacctcgaaATCACTGAgaccactctactactcactggtcccactcgattctgcttgaatccattacatacaaatgatagatctgagtccaagaagctgattcaccacgtaaattttccaactttaagtgtacaaacacatgaaaaaggagataaaggctaaaaaggcacttaaaagggtagatctagggttcttatgcaaggtaacttcaaaaaggcaatagatttgggctctacaactcctagatgaacagatctaaggatatttCGACGAAATAGGgtatccatacaatcataaggcttgagaaaagcatcaaactagatctagaagagttctaatggaggtttaaagcataaaacagggGGAAATCctaagaatacctcaaagaactctgattttcccttgaatctttgctctacaactcttctccgtgctcctttcttcttttccttctttaatccttcaaaaatttaacacaagaacacttagatcactcaaggatggattagggttttctcatagctttctgagggtgaatgggggctataaggtggcttaaatagtgagcaacccggggatttagggtttcttccaggcaggcagactcgccaagtcccgaatatggacttgccgagtcgccaactaacacgtgctcgaaaatcccgtccctactcggcgagtcaggctatgaactcgccgagtccctcttgcaaacttctaaataaatactatggaatcatcataccggagacgggtcgttacaaatttgaaaaacttggtgcttggaaattggttgagttaccgaagggcaagaagtctcttgatacacgatgggtctatcgaaacaaacaggacgattcaggggttattgtgcGAAACAAAGCCAGACTGGTAGTACGTGGggttcgacaagtcgagggtcttgactacactgaggtttatgctccagtagctcgcttggaggccattcgtatcttcctagcgtatgcttcgtatatgaactttactgtctttcaaatggatgtcaagactgccttcttgtatggcaaggtgaaggaataaatctacgttgatcaacctccagggtttgtctactcaaagtatcctaatcatgtctacaagttggacaaagcgTTATATGGgttgcatcaagctcctagagcatggtatgcaaccctAACAAAGCATCTGCTCGAACACGGTTACACTCGCGGCACTATTGATCAAACATTGTTCATAAAGCATGTCGACAAAGACCAGATACTTGTACAAATATACGTCGATGACATAATCTTTGGATCAACAAGCCTAAAGCTTTGCAAAGAGTtcgaaagtgtaatgaagaaaagatttgaaatgagttcgttgggagaaatgaccatgtttctggggcttcaggttaaacagaattcaaccggaatctTGCTACATcaggccaagtatgtggaggatattcttgagaagttcgcacttcacgatgctaaatctgcttctacaccgatggctgaacgacctctcctgactccagatccaaaaggcgaacccgtagatcaaactctctatcgatcgatgatcggatcgctgatgtatcttactgcaagttgacctgacattatgtttgcagtttgtcaatgcgctcgatatcaggctaatcctaaactctctcatcttattgctgttaaaagaatttttcggtacatcaaaggaagccctaaattgggtctttggtatccgaagaattctgaatttaatctttacgcttttactgacagtaattatggaggatgtgagcttgacaggaaatcaacttcaggaggatgtcaatacctaggtgacagattagcttcatggcaatgcaagaaacagCACACTGTCTCGACTTCAACGGCAGAGGTGGAATATGTTGCTGCATCAgcttgctgctctcaagttatcgggatccaacatcagctgttggactacgatTTGAATTACATCgaaacccctatctattgtgataatgaagcgGAAATTCAAATAGCtaaaaacccagtccaacactctaaaaccaagcacatcgacattaaaattcactttatcagagactgttatgaacgatctTTAATTCAAATCGAACAGGTCCACACTGACAACAATGTGGTGGACTTGTTCACAAAGCCTTATAACAAAGCTCGTTTCGATGTGCTTGttggatttctgaaaatgatacgttttgaggattaagtttttttttttttttttttaaaaagtttttttctctttccttttctttttcttctcaatttatttttggttgtcaaaaaaaaagtttttttctctttccttttctttttcttctcaatttatttttggttgtcttagtttgttttttttaatttctgtTTCAGGATGGTTTAAAATTTGCGCATTATTTTGTTTCGTATTCTCACCCAtgtacaaatttagggggagaaataaaaatccaaaaacaacaaaaattacaaaaatccaaaaatagtgtcatttatgttcaatttttttaaaaaatatttgttgTTAACAACCTCAGTTGTAAGTACTGTGATGGGAAATGATATTAACAAGTGATAAAGGGcaacctgaatcggcgtaacgtacctaagttgaatcgtctacgctctgtactcgatgtgctggtaggcacgaaagattttaaaaaggacttgactaggaaagttgaacctaatgaatttgaggactcgacaaactttgacctagttagacccgtttaacctgatgtcacgatgctcggataggttgagcagggagataaacatgagaatctactcgtcacattaattgaacccgtacttggaaccgtggtttaacttttcctcgatgtgcggattctgtccttaattccggttggatggggcgactggtaaattccgataaattaggtttgtagaatatcattttctttctttccgtctgttagccatatgttgtctcctttgcgcgacttccaatccgacctggtacacaacatatgcaactctatttctctccaggctatatatatatatatatatatatatatatatatatatatatatatatatatatatatgtgtgaaatacttcttatctgttagccatatgctatctcctttgcgcgacttctaatccgacctggtacacagcatatgcaaccttcttcttctcaacccctctgaagtagttagcaatagaattctgaatctcttctctctctgaatggttgtctgctcacccggtgtaaggagtactctggaagttcttgatggctggggcatatcaggaagctgGAAACACGTTCCAgcacacttaaaattgaactcatacagattgtctatagatctcgctgctcaatttaggtggacaacaatatccctggtcgtcgtcagatgaatggaccttaagatatagtatctaagaaattaggatcaaatataaattttaggtttttaagttcatcatgtcttgtaacaaatagtatgtcctaaatttgtcacaatttttcgtgtttaagtggacaacaataccgacgatcgacaagacaaagatgtgaatatggaaggtaccgacaagtggataaaggctgtctaaaaactttgatcccaaatctctcttaaagttagatatcatttttgtttttgttaaatttgtcatagtttcttctaatttaaatattaggggagaattaaaaattaaaaataataaaaaaaatccaaaaatagtgttatttatgttttatttcttgttcagaaaaataaaaaacaaaatccaaaaatatttttctttctgttttaatttgtgtgctaagttttcttttagttttgttttgtcttgaaaagtgatttcaggtatacaTAAggctcatggagtttgtgttgaagatttctgagccaaagcctcgtccatgagcatcgaagaattctcattcgaaggagcaagaaatgaagaccattctttcaacattcaatctttcaacccctgaagcaaggtgaagctgaaattgaagattatgtgacggattgcattgaagcctcctcaatcagtctgctgctatctttgtacctgctgaagtgatccagaagatttgttctctctaaaGTTCTCTCTGaatattctcaagctgaaagcgttatctttcaagaatcagtacgtcaagcctcctcaccgaCGTGCATTCAAAGCCAaactctgaagaaaagcccaactgctcaagatgaagtcattcattgaagataaatgctgaagccaagttcccaatgaagattatcaagaaagccagctactttttagggggagcttgttgggtcaattaagaaaagaaagctataaaccaagggggagattgttgggtcaaaatatggtttatactttacttttctgggcaataatatttttgtgtaatatttggaactttatggtctagtttacggctgagtttacggccataaactcatttacggcccatttgttttgtccagcccatattcaagtataaatagaggtgttaggatGAACAATAGAGAGTTTTCGGCCAGAGAGAAACAAGAGTTTTTATGTGtttgaatcttttgtatccggagctttaattcatatcaatacatacagaGATTTATAATATTCTTCTtccccttctcttctatttgatctgacatcatccgtttgattgggattccgcaccatcaaacggatctgactgatacacaggcaaattagggacttacaatgtGGGCCTCTCCAACACATCAATCTTTTTGCCACCTCCTTCAACGGAACCTACAACCTTCCTTTGGCTTTCTTTTTGCGCATAAACCAAAAAGGACTTAACCCTTTAATATCAGAGATTGTCCACTTAATCCTTTTTTGGTACTTTTTCAGCAGGGTTATCAACTCACTCTCTTCCTTCTTCGATAGTTTATTTGAGTTGATGACCGGTTGAGTGCTCTCCTTCTCGACATGTATTAGATTTAAAGAGTCCGGTGAAGTTTTTGCTCCCGGATCTTATGCTTGTTCCACTGATGGAAGGAATTTGGCTTTGGTGGTAGGTGGCCTTGGTTTCATATCATAAGTCCTCATATGCTTCTTGTCATCAATAAACTCCAAAATCTCCAGCACCTCATTATTCGTATCGAACTCCTTTGCAATCTCCTTAGCTTTATCCCTGTCTACTTTTTGTGACAAAACTAACTCTAGAAATTCATTGTTAGACAAATTTAAGCCCTTTTTAGTTGAGGGCTGGATCAAATTCACAAGATTGACAGACTGAACATTGGAAGGAACCTTTTTTGCTTCATGAACATTGAAGTTGATAACTTCACCATCAAATTCCATACTTAAAGTTTCATTGTAGACATCAATTTTTGTTTTAGAAGTTTTAAGGAAAGGTCTACCCAAAAGTATGGAACTTGAACTTGGAGAGTCATCATCTCCCATATCTAAGACATAAAAATTAGCCAGGAAAACAAATTCATCAACTTGCACTAACATGTCCTCCAATACACCTTTTGGATGTACCAAAGACCGgtcggcaagttggatgatcaCACCGGTTTTGCTCAATATTCCTACACCAATTGATTTAAAGATAGAATATGGTAGGACATTTATGGATGCCCCTAGATCGAGCATGGCTCGAGGTACATAAAGATTCCCCAATTTGCATGGCACGGTAAAGACATCGGGATCATTGCACTTTGGGGGCCTCCTCTTTTGCAAAACCACGGATACATTTTCCCCAACTTTTACAATTTGGCTtcctttcaatttctttttagATACACAAAGATCCTTAAGGAACCTTGCATATCTAGGTACCTGCTTGATGGCCTCGAGGAGTGAGATGTTAATGTGAACTTTCTGGAACATTTGCATAATCTCACTCTCTTCCCGTTCTTTCTTCATGCTCTTTAATAGTTCGGGGAATGAAGCAGGTGTGGCTTTAGACTCAGTCATGAAGGGCTTCTTTTCGGTTGTTTTatcttccttcttctcttctttggtTGCCTCTTC includes:
- the LOC128132839 gene encoding uncharacterized protein LOC128132839 — its product is MLAKDKDLQPTPCPCGICTQVGHPTDMCPQLQDEKYKEEKAMRGYSGSNQRGYDQPRGDQRWNNNQGWGGNQQGIHQPSQPNQYQQRPPFPPQNFQPRQPQHPPQQAGSSSMSLEDIVKNLATTTQTFQQETKASIKNLEQQVTQLAISISKLESQGKLSAQTETNPRHNVCAITLRGGKSYDVPKMSVDQEEEEIVVEEATKEEKKEDKTTEKKPFMTESKATPASFPELLKSMKKEREESEIMQMFQKVHINISLLEAIKQVPRYARFLKDLCVSKKKLKGSQIVKVGENVSVVLQKRRPPKCNDPDVFTVPCKLGNLYVPRAMLDLGASINVLPYSIFKSIGVGILSKTGVIIQLADRSLVHPKGVLEDMLVQVDEFVFLANFYVLDMGDDDSPSSSSILLGRPFLKTSKTKIDVYNETLSMEFDGEVINFNVHEAKKVPSNVQSVNLVNLIQPSTKKGLNLSNNEFLELVLSQKVDRDKAKEIAKEFDTNNEVLEILEFIDDKKHMRTYDMKPRPPTTKAKFLPSVEQA